The sequence TGGTGCTTGTTCCTCACGGAGGAGCAGGAGTTCATGATCCTGAAGATATTCTGGAAGCGATCGAATATGCAGCTACGGAAAAGAAGAAGATAAGAAAAGTTATCATCCGGAAAACTCGACTTGAAAAAAAAGTTTTTGGCGGAGGTTTGAAATAAAAAATGAATCCAATTATAACTGCTTTTGCAAATGGCATTAAAAAGTCGGGAATCGAACTTTCCAAGATTGTAGTTGTCTCGGATATTCCGTTTGATCCCGAAATTATAAAAGAATTAGGAATCGACTTTTTTCATACGACCCGCGGTCGGGCAATCGCTTTTGGCACCGGCTTAAAACTGGGAAATCCGGAATTAAAAGTGGTTGCTTTTATCGGTGATCTGATGACTATCGGCGGGAATCATCTTGTCCATTCCGGAAGAAGAAACATGGAAATGCTGGTTATTTGTGTGAATAATTTTGTGTATAAAGAAATCGCAGGAACACCGTCTCCTTCCGTTACTACCGGATTTTCCGCTTTTTCTACTTTCGAAAAACCTTTCAATGCTCCTCACCTGGCAAATTCCTGTGGAGCAGTATTCACCGCCAGATGGACAGCCCTGCATACCAACGATCTCACAAATTCGATCGCTTATGCTTTACCAAAACCAGGATTTTCCGTGATCGAAGTTCTCTCACCCGGTCCAAATTTTTATCAGGATATTAACAAGATCGAATCTGAACTGCTGAATTTCTATTTTCAAAATTCCATCACCAAAAATAAAGAGGATACCCGCAATGTTGAAATTACTGCGGATGAAAAGATTATCACGGGGGAATTTACAGATAAGAAAAAAACAACATTTATTGACTCTTATAATGCTCAACTTGGTAAAATTTTAGGTGATAAATTTATCCCTCTCGGAGGACAAAATGAGTGAGATTAGATTTGCCGGTTATGGTGGACAGGGTATTATCAGGTCAGGAATTATTGTGGGCAAAGGTGCTTCTATTTTTGATAATAAATACGCCACGATGAATCAGTCATTTGGTCCGGAAGCAAGAGGTGGAGCGTGTAGTTCCCAGGTTGTTTTGTCCGACACGAAAGTACTTTATCCTTATGTTACGGTTTCAGATGTTCTGGTGGCAATGTCTCAAGAAGGTTATGATGTATTTGAACCGGAATTAAGCGAGCAGGGATTACTTCTCATAGATGAAGATCTGGTAAAATTAAAACCGATTAGAGGTAAAATTAAAATGTTTTCTATTCCTTCAACCAGATTGGCAGAAGAATTAGGAAACAGGATCTTTGCCAATGTGGTTATGCTGGGCTTTTTTACTGCTGTGACCAAACTGGTTTCCAAAGAAGGAATGGAAAAAGCAGTTGCGGATTCTGTTCCGGAAAGGTTTGTTAAACAAAACTTGAGAGCGTTTCAGAAGGGTTTTGATTATTTTAAATAAAGGTTCAGAGGTTCTGGGTTCAAAGGTTCAGAAGTCCTGGGTTCAGAGGTTCTGGGTTGCATCGTTCCCAATCCCCTGATTGGAAATGCAACAAACTAAACTATAGATGGTGAAGAAATGAGAATCGAACGATTTGAGGATATTGACGCTTGGAAGTTGGCACGAGAATTAACTCGTAAGGTTTATGTTCTCACAAAGAAGGATAAATTTTCTCATGACTTCGGTTTGAAAGGACAAATTCAAGCAGCAGCAGGTTCATCTATGCATAATATTGCGGAAGGATTCGATGCAGAGACAAATCCGGAGTTCATTCGTTTTCTCAGGTATGCAAAACGATCTTGCACCGAAGTCCAGAGCGAACTTTACGCAGCTTTGGATCAGGAATATATAATGAAAATGGAGTTTCAGGACGGATATGATCATGCGGGACGCACTCGCGTCGCCATTATACGATCAAAGAAAAAAAGGTAACCTTTGAACCCTGAACCTCTGAACCAAAAGGAAAAATTATGAGCTACCAAATTTCAAGAGATATCATTAAAAATGAACTTGTTCAAAAAATAGAAGAACTTTCCGGGCAAACTGTTTTCGACTGCTATCAATGTGGAATGTGTTCAGCCGGATGT is a genomic window of Candidatus Cloacimonadota bacterium containing:
- a CDS encoding pyruvate ferredoxin oxidoreductase, translated to MSEIRFAGYGGQGIIRSGIIVGKGASIFDNKYATMNQSFGPEARGGACSSQVVLSDTKVLYPYVTVSDVLVAMSQEGYDVFEPELSEQGLLLIDEDLVKLKPIRGKIKMFSIPSTRLAEELGNRIFANVVMLGFFTAVTKLVSKEGMEKAVADSVPERFVKQNLRAFQKGFDYFK
- a CDS encoding 2-oxoacid:ferredoxin oxidoreductase subunit beta, translated to MNPIITAFANGIKKSGIELSKIVVVSDIPFDPEIIKELGIDFFHTTRGRAIAFGTGLKLGNPELKVVAFIGDLMTIGGNHLVHSGRRNMEMLVICVNNFVYKEIAGTPSPSVTTGFSAFSTFEKPFNAPHLANSCGAVFTARWTALHTNDLTNSIAYALPKPGFSVIEVLSPGPNFYQDINKIESELLNFYFQNSITKNKEDTRNVEITADEKIITGEFTDKKKTTFIDSYNAQLGKILGDKFIPLGGQNE
- a CDS encoding four helix bundle protein, with product MRIERFEDIDAWKLARELTRKVYVLTKKDKFSHDFGLKGQIQAAAGSSMHNIAEGFDAETNPEFIRFLRYAKRSCTEVQSELYAALDQEYIMKMEFQDGYDHAGRTRVAIIRSKKKR